The following are encoded in a window of Plectropomus leopardus isolate mb chromosome 23, YSFRI_Pleo_2.0, whole genome shotgun sequence genomic DNA:
- the LOC121961800 gene encoding CD209 antigen-like protein E produces MCEGVNISHACEAVKVTGERATYSYMDLINQEENANRETPAEARRCQKCRLTARVAVALATAILVVGLLLSLVLLVTWTGAQEVDQTSKTSGEELMIEQLQQCQKERHDVNLMLQTATQDSRCTLCPDGWLWWRSHCYFFSVGLQEDRQWSESAEFCLQHDGSLVVIKDSAEMEFIQGVMMKFPQFPFLWVGLTDAKQEGQWLWWDGADIQHYMPVTVQWDADHRDCADLRGDGSLFATSCEAYGPWACKRDS; encoded by the exons ATGTGTGAAGGTGTAAATATAAGTCATGCATGTGAAGCGGTTAAAGTAACTGGAGAAAGAGCAACTTACAGCTACATGGATTTAATAAACCAGGAGGAAAATGCAAACAGGGAAACTCCTGCAG AGGCGAGACGCTGCCAAAAGTGTCGGCTGACAGCTCGTGTGGCAGTTGCTCTGGCAACAGCAATCCTGGTCGTGGGACTTCTTTTGAGTTTGGTACTACTTG TCACATGGACAGGAGCACAAGAAGTGGATCAGACCTCCAAAACTTCAGGAGAGGAGCTGATGATTGAGCAACTGCAGCAGTGCCAAAAAGAGCGCCATGATGTGAACCTGATGCTCCAAACTGCAACTCAGG ACTCCAGGTGCACTTTGTGTCCAGACGGCTGGCTGTGGTGGAGGAGTCACTGCTACTTCTTTTCAGTTGGACTGCAGGAAGATCGTCAGTGGAGTGAGAGCGCAGAGTTCTGCCTGCAGCACGACGGCAGCCTCGTTGTAATCAAAGACTCGGCAGAGATG GAGTTTATCCAAGGTGTGATGATGAAGTTCCCCCAGTTTCCCTTCCTGTGGGTGGGACTGACAGATGCCAAGCAGGAGGGTCAGTGGCTGTGGTGGGACGGGGCGGACATCCAGCACTACATGCC gGTGACGGTGCAGTGGGATGCAGATCACAGGGACTGTGCAGACCTGAGGGGAGATGGGAGTCTTTTTGCCACCAGCTGTGAGGCTTATGGACCCTGGGCTTGTAAGAGAGACTCCTGA
- the si:dkey-219e21.2 gene encoding butyrophilin subfamily 1 member A1 — translation MEVKSILKSARRVSMLKMGDSSTQSSSIGAVRWNLPEEDVQIHSSAPSGTTNNLTKNSQQHPRQNSLKDLRSLQECVQFIHHWKEQVDQVCKQGSGDPGEGTSKTEAQSSDRRSERSLEESRKLILEWADELHHVDKSKNINFNLLTLCPQLLKEMPSVSDSQENNKDASEEAQLQIMEWAKELQTATESCGVQSEELGKVLRSLGLKKKRLVNLLPLMEFITWSLLKEDSTRKISQLWLLAKQRTWEAGIPRYIPNSVWSWISSAAADVILDPKTNHPWLKLSENQRTVQEGRSESDVPYNSQRFDSWPCVLGWEGYNSGRHYWEVEIAFNGCWRLGLTTANSKRQGRFPMTPKLGYWALWRSTSHFYACTKPETTLPVSLVPQRVGIYLDYEEGQISFYNAETKSHIYTFTGSFRGKLYPLFAPLDGRTRMTIQQTDTEIYEL, via the exons ATGGAGGTGAAAAGTATCCTGAAGTCTGCTAgaa GAGTGAGCATGCTGAAGATGGgtgacagcagcacacagagcaGCTCCATCGGGGCCGTGCGCTGGAACCTGCCCGAGGAGGACGTCCAGATTCACAGCTCGGCCCCCAGCGGAACCACCAACAACCTCACCAAAAACTCACAg CAACATCCTCGTCAGAACAGCCTGAAGGATCTACGCAGCCTGCAGGAGTGTGTGCAGTTCATCCATCACTGGAAGGAGCAAGTGGACCAAGTCTGCAAG CAGGGCAGTGGCGATCCAGGGGAGGGTACCAGTAAGACAGAAGCCCAGAGTTCAGACCGGCGTAGTGAGCGCAGTCTTGAGGAGAGCAGGAAACTGATCCTGGAATGGGCTGACGAACTCCACCATGTCGACAAG agcaaaaatatcaattttaacTTACTGACTTTGTGTCCTCAGCTCCTGAAGGAGATGCCCTCGGTATCCGATagtcaagaaaataataaagatgCCAGCGAGGAGGCCCAACTGCAGATCATGGAGTGGGCGAAGGAGCTGCAGACGGCGACTGAG AGTTGTGGTGTGCAGAGTGAAGAGCTGGGTAAAGTGTTGCGCTCCCTGGGCCTGAAGAAAAAACGTCTGGTCAACCTGCTGCCTCTGATGGAGTTTATCACCTGGTCTCTGCTCAAAGAAGACAGCACG agaaAGATTTCACAATTGTGGTTACTGGCAAAGCAAAGGACCTGGGAAGCTGGAATTCCAAGATACATCCCCAACTCAG TTTGGAGTTGGATTTCCAGCGCAGCAG CTGATGTGATTCTGGACCCCAAGACCAACCACCCCTGGCTGAAGCTGTCAGAGAACCAGCGTACGGTCCAGGAGGGCCGCTCAGAGTCCGACGTGCCTTACAACTCCCAGCGCTTCGACAGCTGGCCCTGCGTGCTGGGCTGGGAGGGCTACAACAGTGGCCGCCACTACTGGGAGGTGGAAATAGCCTTCAACGGCTGCTGGCGCCTGGGACTAACCACCGCCAACTCTAAGCGACAAGGTCGCTTCCCCATGACCCCAAAGCTTGGATACTGGGCCCTGTGGCGCAGCACAAGCCATTTTTATGCATGCACCAAACCAGAGACCACGCTTCCTGTCAGCCTCGTGCCTCAACGTGTAGGCATCTACTTGGACTACGAAGAGGGCCAGATCTCCTTCTACAATGCAGAAACAAAGTCTCACATCTACACCTTCACTGGAAGCTTCCGAGGGAAGCTGTATCCTCTGTTCGCCCCGCTCGATGGCCGCACACGCATGACAATCCAGCAGACAGACACTGAGATATATGAGCTTTAA